Proteins found in one Salinimonas lutimaris genomic segment:
- a CDS encoding co-chaperone GroES codes for MAIRPLHDRVIVKRAEQESKSAGGIVLTGSAAEKSTRGEVIAVGNGRILENGEVKALDVKVGDTVIFSDGYGVKTEKLDDQEVLIMSESDILAIVE; via the coding sequence ATGGCAATTCGTCCTTTACACGACCGCGTAATTGTTAAGCGCGCAGAGCAAGAATCTAAATCAGCAGGCGGTATCGTTCTGACTGGTTCTGCGGCAGAAAAATCTACACGCGGTGAAGTTATCGCAGTAGGTAACGGTCGCATCCTAGAAAACGGCGAAGTAAAAGCGCTGGATGTCAAAGTAGGCGACACCGTTATTTTCAGTGACGGTTACGGCGTTAAAACCGAAAAGCTGGACGATCAGGAAGTGCTGATCATGAGCGAAAGCGACATTCTGGCAATCGTAGAATAA
- a CDS encoding DUF4810 domain-containing protein — MDKVITALALAVILTGCTSTPPLYYYGDYNNAVYSYFKGGEVTVQEQIQALETTIEKAAARQQHIAPGVHAQLGMLYFETGNADRGTAELSREKQLFPESAQYIDFLLTTRQGGTS, encoded by the coding sequence ATGGATAAGGTTATTACAGCTTTGGCGCTGGCCGTCATCCTGACCGGATGCACCAGCACCCCGCCACTGTACTATTACGGCGACTACAACAATGCCGTATACAGCTATTTTAAAGGTGGGGAGGTCACTGTACAGGAACAGATTCAGGCGCTGGAAACCACCATTGAAAAAGCCGCGGCCAGACAACAGCACATTGCGCCGGGTGTGCATGCACAGCTGGGCATGCTGTATTTTGAAACCGGTAATGCCGATCGTGGGACTGCGGAGCTCTCCCGGGAAAAGCAGCTGTTTCCTGAATCAGCACAATACATCGACTTCTTGCTGACAACCCGTCAGGGAGGCACGTCATGA
- a CDS encoding ATP-binding protein has product MASYEGMAEITDEGVKKHFRNREPFEALFELIWNGFDANSKTVKVVLNCNDMDGLESIEIIDEGDGIDLTSLDKSFKNFFESSKKNNDDKHGSQGIGRLSFHMLCANATWFTRRNNVDGRIDIDASAIRKFNWQDIEPSDQYAYISSLKSGTCVLLRNFTGSNKVPLRDDLKKKLSKEFGWFLALNKEKSLLLDGELITIPSHDLHEVNKVVGGHSVNIRVIRWDEKPSSEKSFNYLIKNNHEVIEKQHSKANNKVSFFTSAYAFSDVLERYDIDGLQMDSSHQETKRLINQIYREMTEFQREIYDQYLVKHVDREIQRFEENGYFPSYNGVPEEYARVRKANTKRLVKEIYISDPQVFNNVGKKPAKILIRLLDKILVSNENDSVFEVLEGVLDLSEMSMESLAEHLRTTTLENIVSTIEVLKKRQHAVHCLKEVMENRFLEVLETPDLQKIIESNTWLFGPQYTTLGAEEDDFTRISKNLRERINGIDGITAGDIEQEKLIDGAKRQVDLFLARKMKAFDARGNSIFKCVIVEIKRPSVSLNKKHLQQLDDYAEIVSKYPSFNSDKMHFELILIGRKISKDDFQIKQRKESLRHCAEYGLVSETPKIKCYVKDWFTIIDEFELNNSYLLDNLNTKLESLSEQSTNKLVHQLQQS; this is encoded by the coding sequence ATGGCGTCTTACGAAGGAATGGCAGAAATAACTGATGAAGGGGTTAAGAAACATTTTAGAAATAGAGAACCCTTCGAAGCACTTTTTGAACTAATTTGGAATGGCTTTGATGCTAATTCTAAGACAGTTAAAGTGGTGCTAAATTGCAATGATATGGATGGGTTAGAATCCATTGAAATTATTGATGAAGGTGACGGTATAGACCTTACTTCATTGGATAAAAGTTTTAAAAATTTCTTCGAATCTTCCAAAAAGAATAATGACGACAAACATGGCTCTCAGGGGATAGGTCGTCTTTCATTTCATATGTTATGCGCAAATGCTACTTGGTTCACTAGACGAAACAATGTAGACGGAAGGATAGATATTGATGCATCTGCTATCAGAAAGTTTAATTGGCAGGACATAGAGCCGTCAGACCAATATGCTTATATATCGAGTCTGAAATCTGGTACTTGTGTTTTACTAAGAAATTTTACGGGTTCTAATAAAGTCCCTCTGCGAGATGATTTAAAAAAGAAATTAAGTAAAGAATTTGGGTGGTTTTTAGCTTTAAATAAAGAAAAATCCCTCTTGTTGGATGGGGAGTTAATAACTATTCCAAGTCACGACCTTCATGAAGTTAACAAAGTCGTTGGTGGTCATTCAGTTAATATTCGAGTTATTAGATGGGACGAGAAGCCAAGCTCAGAAAAGTCTTTCAATTATTTAATAAAAAATAATCACGAAGTAATTGAAAAACAACATAGTAAGGCTAATAACAAAGTTTCATTTTTTACAAGTGCCTACGCTTTTTCTGATGTACTTGAAAGGTATGATATTGATGGTTTGCAGATGGATTCAAGTCATCAAGAAACAAAGCGCCTAATAAATCAAATCTATCGAGAAATGACGGAATTTCAACGTGAAATCTACGATCAATACCTTGTAAAGCATGTAGATAGGGAAATTCAGCGATTTGAAGAAAATGGTTACTTTCCAAGCTATAACGGTGTACCTGAAGAGTATGCAAGGGTCAGGAAAGCGAATACTAAACGATTGGTAAAGGAAATATATATTTCTGATCCACAGGTTTTCAATAATGTGGGGAAAAAGCCTGCGAAAATATTGATCCGTCTTTTAGATAAAATACTCGTTTCTAATGAAAATGATTCTGTATTCGAAGTGCTTGAAGGTGTACTGGATTTAAGTGAAATGAGCATGGAGTCGTTAGCTGAACATTTGCGAACAACAACGCTGGAAAACATCGTGAGTACAATAGAAGTACTTAAGAAAAGACAGCATGCTGTACATTGTTTAAAGGAAGTAATGGAGAACCGCTTTCTAGAAGTACTCGAAACTCCAGACTTACAAAAGATCATTGAATCAAACACTTGGTTGTTTGGGCCTCAATATACGACCTTAGGGGCCGAAGAAGATGATTTCACTAGAATATCCAAGAATTTACGTGAAAGAATAAATGGCATCGATGGCATAACTGCAGGCGACATTGAACAAGAGAAACTCATTGATGGCGCAAAGCGACAAGTAGATCTGTTCCTAGCTAGAAAAATGAAAGCGTTTGATGCAAGAGGAAATAGCATTTTTAAGTGTGTCATCGTTGAAATTAAAAGACCTAGTGTTTCTTTGAACAAAAAGCACTTACAACAATTAGATGACTATGCTGAGATAGTATCCAAGTACCCAAGCTTTAATAGCGATAAAATGCATTTCGAGCTTATTTTAATTGGAAGAAAAATATCTAAAGATGATTTCCAGATTAAACAACGTAAGGAAAGTTTAAGGCATTGTGCTGAATATGGCCTAGTATCGGAGACCCCAAAAATAAAGTGTTATGTTAAAGATTGGTTCACAATTATCGATGAGTTTGAACTAAACAACAGTTATCTATTGGACAATTTGAATACAAAGCTTGAATCGCTCTCTGAGCAGAGCACTAATAAGCTGGTCCATCAGCTTCAGCAAAGTTAG
- a CDS encoding phage major capsid protein: MKNTANKSDIKTPVKNKALATPDANAVGERVANQIIDKATDTHVLLNEIDRIEVESTEYKTLVVTSRPQVALTGEQDGFTTAPVLNNGQRYVGVSGLFGKIYAQALLTDEIVNDAKIDLESEVVRLTSDDFRNVLVTELLYGDESRSNGIQRLRGILHARIDKPNGFSEALKADSERHQDFYQVVKTGLSGSFGADSAAIRSYFVSLKKSLPTEYKRMAKWYMNADVFEALEQVVDSNGQSLLIHWGRSPYSREESFMMLGHPIVIIDQMNGEGDNETPVIFGDFRSAIKVLDLKGEGSYFTVDQVTVKGANIVYVDSRYGEIMQANDALRVALQAG, translated from the coding sequence ATGAAAAATACAGCTAATAAGTCAGACATTAAGACCCCAGTTAAGAACAAAGCGCTAGCTACTCCTGATGCCAATGCAGTGGGTGAACGAGTAGCCAATCAAATCATCGACAAAGCCACAGATACCCATGTGTTACTTAATGAAATTGACCGTATTGAAGTTGAGTCTACTGAGTATAAAACCCTAGTAGTTACCTCACGGCCTCAGGTAGCCCTTACAGGTGAGCAAGATGGATTCACTACTGCTCCGGTACTTAACAATGGTCAGCGTTATGTAGGCGTATCTGGTCTCTTTGGTAAGATCTATGCTCAGGCATTACTAACGGATGAAATCGTGAATGACGCTAAGATAGACCTTGAGTCTGAAGTGGTCCGGTTGACTAGTGATGACTTCCGCAATGTGTTGGTCACTGAGCTACTTTACGGTGATGAAAGCCGTAGCAATGGTATCCAGAGACTAAGGGGGATCCTACATGCCCGTATAGATAAACCTAACGGATTCTCAGAGGCCCTAAAGGCTGACAGTGAAAGACATCAGGATTTCTATCAAGTGGTCAAGACGGGTCTTAGCGGCTCATTTGGGGCTGATAGTGCGGCTATCCGGTCTTACTTTGTATCCCTTAAGAAATCCCTACCAACTGAGTATAAGCGCATGGCTAAATGGTACATGAATGCTGATGTATTTGAAGCATTGGAACAAGTGGTAGACAGTAACGGTCAGTCATTGCTGATTCATTGGGGCCGCTCTCCTTATAGCCGTGAAGAGTCCTTTATGATGCTAGGTCATCCCATTGTAATCATCGACCAGATGAACGGTGAAGGAGATAATGAGACCCCTGTAATATTTGGTGACTTCCGGTCTGCTATCAAGGTGTTGGATCTTAAAGGTGAAGGCTCGTATTTCACTGTGGACCAAGTGACCGTTAAGGGCGCTAATATCGTTTATGTTGATAGCCGTTACGGTGAAATCATGCAAGCTAATGACGCTCTCAGAGTGGCTCTACAGGCTGGGTAG
- a CDS encoding recombinase family protein, which translates to MMALIGFASVSTNQQDLTSQAERLTEYGCEKIFQGKHSGKEESNKQALASLIDYVRSGDTVVVTKLDRLSRALSQVLNCLDTFTDKQVVFVAIEQGIDTSNKKDPLSKAMVQLLGMFAELERNFIISRTREGKAASGNYGGLKPKLNSKQEQEVITKLSQGVSKVVLNKQYGVSRATILNISRKVV; encoded by the coding sequence ATGATGGCACTGATAGGATTCGCTAGTGTCTCCACCAATCAGCAAGATCTAACATCACAAGCTGAGCGTCTGACTGAATACGGTTGTGAAAAGATCTTCCAAGGTAAACACTCCGGTAAAGAAGAGTCCAATAAGCAAGCCCTAGCGTCTCTCATTGATTATGTGCGTAGTGGTGACACTGTGGTAGTGACTAAATTGGACAGACTGAGTCGTGCACTCTCTCAGGTACTCAACTGTCTGGATACCTTCACAGATAAACAAGTTGTTTTCGTTGCGATTGAGCAAGGGATAGACACTAGCAACAAAAAAGACCCTCTCAGTAAAGCTATGGTCCAGTTACTAGGTATGTTTGCTGAACTGGAAAGGAACTTCATTATCTCTCGTACCAGAGAAGGTAAGGCCGCTAGTGGTAACTATGGAGGTCTTAAACCCAAGTTAAACAGTAAGCAGGAGCAAGAGGTCATCACTAAGCTGTCACAGGGAGTCAGCAAGGTTGTATTAAATAAACAATATGGTGTCTCTAGGGCGACCATATTAAACATCAGTAGAAAGGTAGTGTAA
- a CDS encoding CsgG/HfaB family protein, whose amino-acid sequence MKTQTAKLSLLASSLVVLGLVSGCTATTSSRAIETPTVESYNTDYQGEKQKLVVGQFVNRSGYQNGIFSSGQDRLGNQAKTTLIGHLQQTNRFSVLDRDNMTLLNEEAGRANTEQQVSGARFVVTGDVTEFGRKDVGDRQLFGLLGKGKSQIAYAKVTLNVVDVKTSEVVYSMSGAGEYSLSEREVIGFGSTAGYDATLNGKVLDLAIREVVNKLVKGMESGAWPT is encoded by the coding sequence ATGAAAACACAAACAGCAAAATTATCTCTGCTGGCCTCATCATTGGTCGTGCTGGGCCTGGTGTCCGGCTGTACTGCCACGACCTCTTCAAGAGCAATTGAAACCCCGACGGTGGAAAGTTACAACACGGACTATCAGGGTGAAAAGCAAAAGCTGGTGGTAGGGCAGTTTGTTAACCGGTCAGGTTATCAGAACGGGATTTTTTCCTCTGGTCAGGACCGGCTGGGTAATCAGGCAAAAACCACGTTAATTGGCCATTTGCAGCAAACTAACCGGTTTAGTGTACTGGATCGGGACAATATGACGCTGTTAAACGAGGAAGCCGGACGGGCCAACACCGAACAGCAGGTCAGTGGTGCACGGTTTGTGGTGACCGGAGATGTGACTGAGTTTGGCCGCAAGGATGTAGGCGACCGCCAGTTATTTGGTTTGCTGGGTAAAGGTAAATCACAGATAGCCTATGCCAAGGTGACGCTCAATGTGGTGGATGTGAAAACCTCTGAAGTGGTTTACTCCATGTCCGGCGCCGGCGAATACAGTCTGTCTGAGCGAGAGGTTATCGGGTTTGGCAGTACCGCCGGCTATGATGCCACGCTAAACGGTAAAGTATTGGATTTAGCTATTCGGGAAGTAGTGAATAAGCTGGTGAAAGGCATGGAGTCTGGCGCCTGGCCAACCTGA
- a CDS encoding phage integrase SAM-like domain-containing protein: MTTLNKHIKKHHDTYIYNRRVPKAIAHLHIGKTHITFSLNTSCIKTARLKRDRYNGQLAIQMQSALSPERETFKKHLQVAEEYADGIKDVNSGLFYDDFFPRNPIAHAAYRHVAFGETNHPYTYTIKEALSSLLARKTSLSEDTKQKLNSSLTRFLTFMGVNDIGLQDIDKKSVVAYIEHLGDEYAHGTIAAHLSRLKSIWTHAFQLGEISIKQSPFEDHDLSPYKSGTSQRKQLFSTEQLRKVLSDCPDEVKPLVKLGLYTGARISELCSADVEVIEGIKCLVVHKGKTDSAARYIPLADQVIDLPLPLKVDHKAAGRTFSRFKVSQITDDSTRSFHSLRNHFITAGQRAEGLSEFDVAYVAGHKTGATMSFGHYARHDVKRLKQTVDIVATQIEKEWFE, from the coding sequence ATGACCACATTGAACAAGCACATTAAGAAACATCACGACACCTACATTTATAACCGCAGAGTACCCAAGGCAATTGCTCACCTTCACATTGGCAAAACTCATATCACATTCAGCCTTAATACAAGCTGCATTAAAACAGCCAGATTAAAACGAGACAGGTACAACGGCCAACTGGCAATTCAAATGCAGTCCGCTCTCAGTCCAGAAAGGGAAACCTTCAAGAAACACCTACAGGTCGCTGAGGAATATGCTGATGGAATTAAGGATGTTAATTCAGGTCTCTTTTATGATGACTTCTTCCCGCGTAACCCTATCGCCCATGCTGCATATAGGCATGTTGCTTTTGGTGAAACAAATCATCCTTACACCTATACCATCAAGGAGGCCCTAAGTAGCCTGTTAGCACGTAAGACTTCGCTGTCAGAAGATACAAAGCAAAAGCTCAATTCATCCCTTACTAGGTTTCTGACCTTTATGGGAGTCAATGATATTGGTCTTCAGGACATCGATAAGAAGTCAGTAGTGGCCTACATTGAACACCTTGGCGATGAATATGCGCATGGCACTATTGCTGCACACCTATCACGTCTTAAATCAATCTGGACCCATGCTTTTCAACTGGGTGAAATATCCATTAAGCAAAGTCCATTTGAGGACCATGATTTAAGCCCATATAAAAGCGGGACATCGCAGCGTAAGCAACTGTTCAGCACTGAGCAGTTACGTAAGGTCTTATCTGATTGCCCTGATGAAGTGAAACCATTGGTTAAACTTGGTTTGTATACTGGGGCGCGTATCAGTGAGTTATGTAGTGCAGACGTTGAGGTGATTGAGGGAATTAAATGCTTGGTGGTGCATAAAGGTAAAACTGACAGTGCGGCAAGGTATATTCCTTTAGCTGACCAAGTGATAGACCTACCGTTACCATTAAAGGTGGACCACAAAGCAGCAGGGCGTACCTTCTCTCGCTTTAAAGTCAGTCAGATTACTGATGACTCTACACGGTCTTTCCATTCACTACGTAACCACTTCATAACAGCAGGTCAACGCGCTGAAGGACTCAGTGAGTTTGATGTAGCTTATGTTGCAGGTCACAAAACGGGAGCAACAATGAGTTTTGGTCATTATGCGAGACATGATGTTAAGCGGTTAAAGCAGACTGTTGATATTGTAGCCACCCAAATAGAAAAGGAGTGGTTTGAATAA
- the groL gene encoding chaperonin GroEL (60 kDa chaperone family; promotes refolding of misfolded polypeptides especially under stressful conditions; forms two stacked rings of heptamers to form a barrel-shaped 14mer; ends can be capped by GroES; misfolded proteins enter the barrel where they are refolded when GroES binds): MAAKEVRFGDDARTKMLKGVNILANAVKVTLGPKGRNVVLDKSFGAPTITKDGVSVAKEIELEDKFENMGAQMVKEVASKANDEAGDGTTTATVLAQAIVTEGLKAVAAGMNPMDVKRGIDKAVAAAVEELKALSTDCADGKSIAQVGTISANSDLEVGEIIAEAMEKVGKEGVITVEEGQALQNELEVVEGMQFDRGYLSPYFINNQENGTVELDNPFILLVDKKISNIRELLPTLEGVAKAGKPLLIIAEDVEGEALATLVVNNMRGIVKVAAVKAPGFGDRRKAMLQDIAILTGGTVISEEIGLELEKAQLEDLGTAKRVVINKDETTVVDGAGEEAAIEGRCAQIKGQIEESSSDYDKEKLQERLAKLSGGVAVIKVGAATEMEMKEKKDRVEDALHATRAAVEEGVVPGGGVALVRAAAKVLDLQGDNEDQTHGINMALRAMEAPLRQIATNAGAEASVVVNAVKGGEGNYGYNAGNDTYGDMLEMGILDPTKVTRSALQFASSVASLMITTEAMVAELPKDEPAAPDMGGMGGMGGMGGMM, translated from the coding sequence ATGGCAGCTAAAGAAGTACGTTTTGGAGATGACGCTCGCACAAAGATGCTGAAGGGCGTAAACATCCTGGCTAACGCAGTTAAAGTCACCTTGGGTCCTAAAGGCCGTAACGTAGTACTGGACAAGTCTTTCGGTGCTCCGACTATCACTAAAGATGGTGTTTCTGTAGCCAAAGAAATCGAACTGGAAGATAAGTTTGAGAACATGGGCGCGCAGATGGTGAAAGAAGTTGCTTCTAAAGCCAACGACGAAGCCGGTGACGGTACTACCACTGCAACAGTTCTGGCACAGGCCATTGTAACTGAAGGTCTTAAAGCGGTTGCTGCGGGCATGAACCCAATGGACGTGAAGCGCGGTATCGACAAAGCTGTTGCGGCAGCGGTTGAAGAGCTGAAAGCGCTGTCTACTGATTGTGCCGATGGTAAATCTATCGCTCAGGTAGGTACTATTTCTGCAAACTCTGACCTTGAAGTAGGCGAAATCATCGCTGAAGCAATGGAAAAAGTAGGCAAAGAAGGCGTTATCACGGTTGAAGAAGGCCAGGCACTACAGAACGAACTGGAAGTAGTTGAGGGTATGCAGTTTGACCGCGGTTACCTGTCTCCTTACTTCATCAACAACCAGGAAAACGGCACAGTAGAACTGGACAACCCGTTCATCCTGCTGGTTGATAAGAAAATTTCTAACATCCGTGAACTACTGCCTACCCTTGAAGGTGTAGCGAAAGCAGGCAAGCCGCTGCTGATCATCGCAGAAGATGTGGAAGGCGAAGCGCTGGCGACACTGGTAGTAAACAACATGCGCGGTATCGTAAAAGTGGCTGCGGTTAAAGCACCTGGTTTTGGTGACCGTCGTAAAGCCATGCTGCAGGATATTGCTATTCTGACTGGCGGTACAGTTATCTCTGAAGAGATTGGTCTGGAGCTGGAAAAAGCGCAGCTGGAAGATTTAGGTACAGCAAAACGCGTTGTTATCAATAAAGATGAAACAACCGTGGTTGACGGTGCTGGCGAAGAAGCCGCCATTGAAGGTCGCTGTGCGCAAATTAAAGGTCAGATCGAAGAGTCCTCTTCAGATTATGACAAAGAAAAACTGCAGGAACGTCTGGCTAAACTGTCTGGCGGTGTTGCAGTCATCAAGGTTGGCGCTGCCACCGAGATGGAAATGAAAGAGAAGAAAGACCGCGTTGAAGATGCCCTGCACGCAACCCGTGCTGCGGTTGAAGAAGGTGTGGTCCCTGGTGGTGGTGTTGCTCTGGTACGTGCTGCGGCAAAAGTACTGGATTTGCAAGGCGACAACGAAGACCAGACTCACGGCATCAACATGGCACTACGTGCAATGGAAGCGCCTCTGCGTCAAATCGCCACTAACGCAGGTGCAGAAGCTTCTGTAGTGGTTAACGCGGTTAAAGGCGGCGAAGGTAACTACGGTTACAATGCCGGCAACGACACTTACGGCGACATGCTGGAAATGGGTATCCTTGACCCAACTAAAGTTACCCGTTCTGCACTGCAGTTCGCGTCTTCAGTAGCCAGCCTGATGATCACTACCGAAGCCATGGTAGCTGAACTGCCTAAAGACGAACCAGCTGCTCCGGACATGGGCGGCATGGGCGGAATGGGCGGCATGGGCGGCATGATGTAA
- the cutA gene encoding divalent-cation tolerance protein CutA: protein MSVSMVFCTVPDTQTAQKIATALVEQRLAACVKQLGTVTSTYRWQGKVEQDNECQLLIKTATDKVSQAYALVVSMHPYDEPEWVEVPQVNGSSSYLSWVLEQTRT, encoded by the coding sequence ATGTCTGTGAGTATGGTGTTTTGTACGGTGCCGGACACCCAAACAGCTCAGAAAATCGCCACGGCCCTGGTTGAACAGCGGCTGGCAGCGTGCGTCAAACAGCTGGGCACGGTGACATCAACCTATCGCTGGCAGGGTAAAGTCGAGCAGGATAACGAATGTCAGTTACTGATTAAAACCGCCACCGATAAGGTCAGCCAGGCATATGCACTGGTGGTATCAATGCATCCGTATGACGAACCGGAATGGGTGGAAGTACCACAGGTTAACGGCAGCAGCAGTTATCTGAGCTGGGTGCTTGAGCAAACCCGCACGTAA
- a CDS encoding FxsA family protein, with protein sequence MRFLFLIFAVFTIVEIAVLVKVGEMIGGWNTIALVLLTAFIGSYFVKREGLQTLQVAQEKMQRNELPGNEIVQGLMLVVAGVLMVTPGFVTDILGILLVLPGTRHYMASHVSKHMKARVVTSGGFGQGPFGPQGNPFDQGPSQQGPQHDSNGDVYEGQYTDKTEQDDNHRLR encoded by the coding sequence TTGCGATTTTTATTTTTAATTTTTGCCGTTTTTACCATTGTTGAGATTGCTGTACTGGTAAAAGTGGGCGAAATGATTGGCGGCTGGAATACCATTGCCCTGGTGTTGCTGACCGCGTTTATCGGCTCTTATTTTGTGAAGCGTGAGGGGTTGCAGACCTTACAGGTTGCGCAGGAAAAAATGCAGCGTAATGAGCTGCCAGGTAACGAAATTGTACAGGGCCTGATGCTGGTGGTGGCCGGGGTACTGATGGTGACGCCGGGCTTTGTTACTGACATTTTGGGGATACTGCTGGTGTTACCGGGTACGCGTCACTATATGGCTAGTCACGTATCCAAACACATGAAAGCCAGAGTGGTCACATCCGGCGGGTTCGGGCAGGGGCCTTTTGGGCCGCAGGGCAATCCGTTTGATCAGGGGCCGTCCCAGCAAGGCCCGCAGCATGACAGTAACGGCGATGTGTACGAAGGTCAGTACACCGACAAAACTGAGCAGGACGACAATCACCGTCTGCGCTAA
- a CDS encoding DUF799 domain-containing protein, whose product MNRLKQGVVMFIAFALSACASQQATYDDSAFKQSDPASILILPPVNNTPEIIAPYSVMAQAATPLAESGFYVFPVGLVDQTFKNNGLTVAQDIQAVPVAKLQEIFGADAALYITIERYGTSYVVVSSETRVTLSASLVDLQNGQQIWQGTATASSAENQANVNNSLVGLLIQAAVSQVFETVTDRGFDISALATSRLLSAKNKQGLRYGPRSPEYRQEEAQHGQ is encoded by the coding sequence ATGAACAGATTAAAACAGGGTGTTGTCATGTTCATTGCGTTCGCATTGTCCGCCTGCGCCAGCCAGCAAGCCACTTACGATGACAGTGCCTTCAAACAGTCTGATCCGGCCTCAATACTCATCCTGCCACCGGTTAACAACACCCCGGAAATTATTGCGCCTTACAGCGTGATGGCTCAGGCGGCCACACCGCTTGCCGAGTCAGGGTTCTATGTTTTTCCGGTCGGGTTGGTAGACCAGACCTTTAAAAATAATGGTCTGACAGTGGCACAGGATATTCAGGCAGTACCGGTGGCAAAACTACAAGAGATCTTTGGCGCTGATGCGGCGTTGTATATCACCATTGAGCGTTACGGTACGAGCTATGTAGTGGTGTCCAGCGAAACCCGGGTAACCCTGTCCGCTTCCCTGGTTGACCTGCAAAACGGCCAGCAAATCTGGCAGGGCACGGCGACCGCATCGTCGGCTGAAAATCAGGCAAACGTCAACAACAGCCTGGTTGGCTTACTGATACAGGCCGCTGTTAGTCAGGTGTTTGAAACCGTGACGGATCGTGGTTTTGATATCAGCGCTCTGGCTACCAGCCGGTTGTTGTCAGCAAAAAATAAACAGGGATTACGCTATGGCCCGCGCTCTCCTGAGTATCGACAGGAAGAGGCGCAGCACGGGCAGTAG